In Candidatus Methylomirabilota bacterium, the genomic window GCGATGGTGGCCACCGTCCGGTACCGGGACACCTTCGCGGCGTAGTCGCCCAGCGCGTGCATCGGCTGGCTCGCGGCGAAGTTCGTGCGCAGGATCCACTTCGTCGGCCGCCGCTTCGTCAGGTCGTCCGGCGTCGTCAGGTAGAGCGTGGGGAGCCGGTCCTGCTCGATCGGCTGGACCAGCGCGTAGCCGACGTTCGCCAGGAGAATGCCGGTGAGGACGTGGATGCGGTCCTGCGTCACGAGCTTGCGGTACTTGGCGAGGGCGGTCGTGGGGTTGCCCTCCGAATCCTCCTCGATCAGCTCGATCTTGCGCCCCGCCACCTGATACCCGCGCGCCGCGAGGGCGGCGCGCAGGCCCTCGAGCATGTCCTTGCCGGCCTGCGCGAAGATCCCGGTGAGCGGCCCGAGGTACCCGACGCGGATCGGCTCCGCGCCGGCGGCCGGCGGCGGCCACGCGAGCGCGAGGACGAGCAGCGCCGCCGTCGCGACCGAGAGCAGCCCGCGCGGCCGGCCGGAGCGTGTGGGCATCGCCCGGAGAAGATACCACCGTTCGAGCGGGACAGGCCTCATCAGCCCTCGAGCCCGGTGAGCCTGCGGAAGAGTCCCTCGCGGTGGAGCCGGGCCACCGGCTCCTGGTCGATGACGTCCTCCGGCGCCGGGAGCCGCGGGATGACCCCGAGGCGATGGAGCATCTGCGCCGCGGTGCGCACGCCTTCGGGCGTCGGGTACATCGTGCCGCCCATCAGCTCGGAGAAGTAGAGGTAGGACGCCTCGAGGACCTCGCGGTCCGTCTCGCCGCTGTACTTCCGGATCACCTCGACGCCGAACTTTCCGTCGGCGCGGAAGCGGTAGACGCCCTGGGCGTACGCGCGGACGTAGCGCAGGACGACGTCGGGCCGGGCCTTCGCGTAGCGCCGGGTCGTCGCCGCGCAGCTGTTCTGGAACGCCACGTCGAGGCGACGGAGGTCCTCCACGAGGTTCCAGCCACGCTTGGCCGCCTGGAAGGGCTCGGGCGAGTGCATGATGACGACGTCGACCTTCGCGGGGTCGAGGAGACGGTCGAGTCGCGGTCCGTCCGTTCCCACGGGGACGAGCTCCGCGTCTTTGTCGAGGTCCCAGCCCCAGCGCTCGAAGGCGAGCGCGATCGCGCAGTGGTCGGCGTCCCCGCGGGCGAGCACGCCCCAGCGCTTGCCGCGCAGCTCCGGGCGCGTCGTGAGCCCGGCGCGCGCGGTGACGTAGGTGGCGGTCCGGCTCACCCCCGAGGCGACGATGACCACGTCGGCGCCGTCGCGCAGGTTGATGGTGATGACGTCGGGCGAGACGGTGTTGGTGAACTCCGCCTCGCCGGCCACGAGGGCGGGGAGCGCCCGCGGGTGCCCTGCGTAGAACTGTAATTGAGGATCGAGCCCGTTCTCCTTCATGTAGCCGCCCTCGACGGCGGCGAAGAGGGGCGAGGTCCCCACGCCGCGATTGCCGCAGGCGATGCGAATCTTCTCCATGGCCGCGTCCTTTCCGAGCCCTACAACGCTCAGCCCTTCAGCGCCGACAGGTCGAAGCCCTTCCGCAGCGCGCGCTGGAGCACGAGGAACAGGAGGAAGACCGGCAGGGTGGCGAGGACGGCGATCGCCATCTGCTCCGTGGGCGGGTTGCCGTAGTCGTCACCGAAGCGCACCAGGCCCAGCGGGTACGTCCGGAACTCGTCCCGCGACACGACCACGAGCGGCCAGAGGAACTGGTCCCAGCTGTCGCGGAAGGAGAACAGGGCGAGGACGGCGAGGGCCGCCTTGCACTGGGGGAGGATGATCGACCAGAGGATGCGCACCTCCCCGGCGCCGTCGATTCGCGCCGCCTCGAGGTAGTCCGACGGGATCTTGAGGATGAACTGGCGCATCAGGAACACGCCGAAGGCGTCGATGAGCAGCGGACCAGCGATGCCCTGGTAGCTGTCGACCCAGCCGAGCTTGTGGATCACGAGGAAGGTCGGGACCAGCGTCACCTCGAGCGGAAGCATCAGCGTGCTCAGGATCACCAGGAGCAGGAGCCGGTCGCCGGGGAAGCGAAACTTGGCGAGCCCATAGCCGGCGAGCGTGCAGAAGAGGACGTTCCCGAGCATCACCGACGCGGACACGACGGCGCTGTTGAGGAAAAACCGCGGGAACGCCGAGCGCGAGAGCGCGTGGGGGTAGTTCTCGGGGTGCCAGACGGCCGGGATCCACTCCGTGACGAGCTGGAACATCTTCTCCCCGGCCTGGAACGAGGTGGTCGTCATCCAGATGATGGGCAGGACGAAGAGGAAGGTCAGGGCCGCCAGCGGCGCGAGCCCGCCCCAGCCGAAGACGGCCTTCACGATCGCGCGCCGGCTCACGAGTACTCCTCCTCGCCCCGCATGAAGAGCCGCATCTGGGCGAGGGTGAACACCATGACGATCGCGAAGAGCACCACGGAGATCGCCGCCGCGCGGCCCATCTTCATGTACGAGAAGCCCGTCTCGTAGATCAGCATGGACAGCACGCGCGTCGCGTTCCCCGGACCGCCCCCCGTGATGATGAACGGCATGAGAAAGATCCGCGCGGAGAGGAGCGCCGCCACCACGACCACGAAGAACGTCACCGGCATGAGCAGCGGCAGCGTGAGGTGCCGGAAGCGCCGCACGGCGCCGGCCCCGTCGATCTCGGCCGCCTCGTAGTACTCGGGCGGGATCGTCAGCAGCCCCGCCAGGAACACGACCATGAAGTAGGGCGCGAAGCGCCAGACGGTGACCAGGATGATCGCGGGCATCGCCAGCGTCGAGTCCGTCAGCCAGTCGAGTCGCCCGAACCCGATCGGGCGCAGGAGCTGGTTCAGGAGGCCGTGGGGGTGGAAGAGGAACCGCCACACGAGGCACACGGCGAGGATCGGCATGATGTTGGTGAGGAACATCGCGCTCATGCAGGCGCGCCGGCCGGGACCTCGCGTGTTGATGGCGAGCGCGAGCCCGAGCCCCACGAGCGTGATGAAGACCGTCGAGCCCGCGATGTAGACGAGAGTGTTCGCGAGCGCCTCGCGGAAGATCGGGTCGCGGGCGATGCTCTCGTAGTTCTCCAGGCCGACCCAGCGTGGCGGATTCAGCATGTCGTAGGTGGTGAAGCTGAGCCCGATCGCCCACAGCATGGGCCCGTACTTGAACACGAGGAAGAAGAGGATCGTGGGCATGACGAACGCCATGCCCCAGAGCCGGATGCGCCAGCGGTAGCTGATCAACGGGCCGCGCGGCGCCGCTCAGGCCTTCTTGAACTCAGCGGTCGCCCGGTCGACCTCGGCCGCCGCCTCGTCGAGGGCGGCCTTGATGTCGGCGTTGTTGAGCATGACTTTCTGGACGGCGCGATGCATCGCGTCCGCCAGCTCCGTCCAGATCGGGGTGCGCGGGAAGAAGACGCCGTTGTCCTTGGCCTTGATGATCTCGCGGACGTGCGGGAAGCTCTTCACCCGCGGGTCGTCCGTCCAGCCGCTCTTCCGGGCGAGGGTGAACGGCGCCGTCGCCTGCCAGCAGTCGACGAGGTCCGACATGATGAACCGGTACATGTCGTGCAGCGCCTCCTGCTTGTCCTTCGGCGCCCGCGCGTTGACCACGAAGTTGAAGCCGTAGCACGTGGTGTAGCGCTTGTCGGGCGTCACGCCCGCCATCTGGACGGGCAGGAAGTAGCCCTCGGCCTCCATCACCGGGTTCTGCGACTTGATCGCCGCGGGCGGAATGGGATGACAGCTGAACATCGCGCAGCGCTCCTTCAGCCAGTCCATCTGGGGCAGGGGGAAGGTCGCGATCGAGTCGGCGGGATCCTCGGCGCCGTACTGCCGGGCGAGCGAGGCGCGGATGGTCATGGCCTTCACCCCCGCCTCGTTGTTGATGGTGCACTTGCCGCTCGCGTCGAACCACTGCCCGCCGACCTGGGAGACGATCGGATTGAACTGGATCATCGTCCACTGGGCGGCGTGCATGGCGAACTTGAACCCCTGACGCGTGAACTTGTTCCCCTGCTTGATCGTCAGTCGCCTGGCCACCTCGCCCAGCTCCGTCCACGTCGCCGGCTGGTCCTTCACGGGATCGAGGCCGACCTCTTTGAACTGCTTGGTGTTGAGGTAGTTGCAGAAGCCGTAGAACCAGAGCGGGTAGCCGTACGCCTGGCCGTCCTTGATCGCGCCCGCGACGAAGGCGTCGGCGTGGTCCTTGCGGAAGGCGTCGAGGGACGAATAGCCGAGGAGCTTCACGTCGAGCGGCGCGATCAGGTTGCGGGCGAGCCACGTCGGCATGAGCCAGTCGCCGGTGACGAACCCGTCCGGCGCCGTGCCCGTCGCGTAGCCGACCGACACCTTCTTGCCGAGGTCGGCGAAGGTGAACCACTGGAAGTCCACCTTCACGTTGGGGTTCTTCTCCGTGTACTGGTTGACGCGCTTGTGGAGCCACGGGCGCTGCTGGGGATTGTCGAACGTCCAGAAGGAGAGCGTGATGGGGGCCTTCGGCTGAGCGAACACGCGCGTGCGGGTGGTGGCGACCGCCGTTGCGCCGGCGCCCAGGGCGCCGAGCCGCGTGAGAGCCTGGCGTCGGGTTACCTTGGGTTCGTGGCGTGCTGTTTTCATGGCCCCCTCCGATCTCGGCGGGACGCTATCCCGCGGGCGACGCGAGTGTCAAGACCGTTCGCGTCACGCCGG contains:
- a CDS encoding ABC transporter substrate-binding protein; this encodes MEKIRIACGNRGVGTSPLFAAVEGGYMKENGLDPQLQFYAGHPRALPALVAGEAEFTNTVSPDVITINLRDGADVVIVASGVSRTATYVTARAGLTTRPELRGKRWGVLARGDADHCAIALAFERWGWDLDKDAELVPVGTDGPRLDRLLDPAKVDVVIMHSPEPFQAAKRGWNLVEDLRRLDVAFQNSCAATTRRYAKARPDVVLRYVRAYAQGVYRFRADGKFGVEVIRKYSGETDREVLEASYLYFSELMGGTMYPTPEGVRTAAQMLHRLGVIPRLPAPEDVIDQEPVARLHREGLFRRLTGLEG
- a CDS encoding carbohydrate ABC transporter permease; translation: MSRRAIVKAVFGWGGLAPLAALTFLFVLPIIWMTTTSFQAGEKMFQLVTEWIPAVWHPENYPHALSRSAFPRFFLNSAVVSASVMLGNVLFCTLAGYGLAKFRFPGDRLLLLVILSTLMLPLEVTLVPTFLVIHKLGWVDSYQGIAGPLLIDAFGVFLMRQFILKIPSDYLEAARIDGAGEVRILWSIILPQCKAALAVLALFSFRDSWDQFLWPLVVVSRDEFRTYPLGLVRFGDDYGNPPTEQMAIAVLATLPVFLLFLVLQRALRKGFDLSALKG
- a CDS encoding sugar ABC transporter permease yields the protein MISYRWRIRLWGMAFVMPTILFFLVFKYGPMLWAIGLSFTTYDMLNPPRWVGLENYESIARDPIFREALANTLVYIAGSTVFITLVGLGLALAINTRGPGRRACMSAMFLTNIMPILAVCLVWRFLFHPHGLLNQLLRPIGFGRLDWLTDSTLAMPAIILVTVWRFAPYFMVVFLAGLLTIPPEYYEAAEIDGAGAVRRFRHLTLPLLMPVTFFVVVVAALLSARIFLMPFIITGGGPGNATRVLSMLIYETGFSYMKMGRAAAISVVLFAIVMVFTLAQMRLFMRGEEEYS
- a CDS encoding extracellular solute-binding protein yields the protein MKTARHEPKVTRRQALTRLGALGAGATAVATTRTRVFAQPKAPITLSFWTFDNPQQRPWLHKRVNQYTEKNPNVKVDFQWFTFADLGKKVSVGYATGTAPDGFVTGDWLMPTWLARNLIAPLDVKLLGYSSLDAFRKDHADAFVAGAIKDGQAYGYPLWFYGFCNYLNTKQFKEVGLDPVKDQPATWTELGEVARRLTIKQGNKFTRQGFKFAMHAAQWTMIQFNPIVSQVGGQWFDASGKCTINNEAGVKAMTIRASLARQYGAEDPADSIATFPLPQMDWLKERCAMFSCHPIPPAAIKSQNPVMEAEGYFLPVQMAGVTPDKRYTTCYGFNFVVNARAPKDKQEALHDMYRFIMSDLVDCWQATAPFTLARKSGWTDDPRVKSFPHVREIIKAKDNGVFFPRTPIWTELADAMHRAVQKVMLNNADIKAALDEAAAEVDRATAEFKKA